From Xenopus laevis strain J_2021 chromosome 7L, Xenopus_laevis_v10.1, whole genome shotgun sequence, one genomic window encodes:
- the errfi1.L gene encoding uncharacterized protein LOC398945: protein MTTAGISTQETQVPLKHGFVHSGQGIISSNSCWTNPGNFENAYSLTCSLRAPTQHISAIGHISKPIMNGHCYSENCMNVHLKKPGFLHLVEDLSTNYAEDHIVSSLKKLSMNSGSGNEKTPPLTPVKSGPPQFSAISSHDRSSRPLPPLPISEDCYFDDADSEVEFFTSSDTDLLLQDNRPLAFKYGVPSRRSFRGCGQMNYAYCDPPSVNKPADESPTSNQNGRIHSSKPQKSEQSHRKLRRSHSGPAGSYNKPAIRIGSHINRTSPNSDEEKPEVPPRIPIPPRSLKPDYRRWSAEVSSNTYSDEDKPPKLPPREPLSRSNSRTPSPKSLPSYLYGIMPPTQSFAPDPKYVSSKTYQRQYSEGSANKIPCILPIIENGEKASSTHYYLLPETSCLVEQI, encoded by the exons ATGACAACTGCTGGGATTTCAACACAAGAAACCCAGGTCCCATTGAAACATGGGTTTGTGCACAGTGGACAGGGAATAATCAGTTCCAATTCATGCTGGACGAATCCTGGTAATTTTGAAAA tGCATACTCTCTAACCTGTAGTTTAAGGGCACCTACTCAGCATATATCAGCCATTG GCCACATTTCAAAGCCAATAATGAACGGACATTGCTATTCTGAAAATTGCATGAATGTACATTTGAAAAAACCAGGGTTTCTTCACCTTGTAGAGGATTTATCTACAAACTATGCAGAAGATCATATTGTTTCTTCCTTAAAAAAACTATCCATGAACAGTGGATCTGGTAATGAAAAAACACCTCCACTTACACCTGTCAAAAGTGGACCACCACAGTTTTCTGCCATCTCTTCACACGATCGAAGTTCAAGGCCGCTTCCTCCTCTTCCAATATCAGAGGATTGTTATTTCGATGATGCAGACAGTGAGGTAGAATTCTTCACAAGTTCTGATACAGACTTGCTTTTACAAGATAATAGACCATTAGCCTTTAAGTATGGAGTTCCCAGTAGGCGAAGCTTCAGGGGATGTGGACAAATGAACTATGCCTATTGTGATCCGCCATCTGTAAATAAACCAGCAGACGAGAGTCCGACATCTAACCAAAATGGACGTATACACAGCTCAAAACCTCAGAAATCTGAGCAAAGCCATAGGAAGCTACGGCGATCTCATTCAGGACCAGCTGGATCTTACAATAAACCTGCAATTCGTATAGGAAGCCATATAAATAGGACTTCCCCTAATTCTGATGAAGAAAAACCTGAAGTTCCACCAAGGATTCCCATACCTCCCAGGTCACTAAAACCTGATTACAGGCGGTGGTCGGCAGAAGTTTCTTCAAACACATACAGTGATGAAGATAAACCACCTAAACTGCCACCAAGGGAACCTCTGTCAAGAAGTAACTCTCGTACCCCAAGCCCAAAAAGTCTACCATCGTACCTCTATGGGATAATGCCCCCAACACAGAGCTTTGCTCCTGATCCAAAATATGTCAGTAGCAAAACTTATCAAAGGCAATATAGTGAGGGATCAGCCAATAAAATCCCTTGTATTTTGCCCATTATTGAAAATGGTGAGAAGGCCAGTTCTACACATTATTATCTTCTTCCAGAGACATCCTGCTTAGTGGAGCAGATATGA